A stretch of Chiloscyllium plagiosum isolate BGI_BamShark_2017 chromosome 6, ASM401019v2, whole genome shotgun sequence DNA encodes these proteins:
- the LOC122551156 gene encoding mesenteric estrogen-dependent adipogenesis protein-like yields MSADCPKPPAVKVPPSSLPGTHTNCEIAVLPLELLLSLQRSHFHVVGNNIQVVQRPGAGYNVISNGHVKAERQWNLINCLQRKITFTSRKEYRNFQETILSKPMVFFTSIKPAEGSTKETAYAIIVNTCHPKMRQEIQDSMNDVTASEIETNYILQFTMQKPVQSFFSVKEGYKMHGLDLDFTCELKYDSFECTSKIKELDGKILDLSCVTEDEKCKVKSFLDKMSEPNVQIDTVSEQSPGADSSLCAGSSEKEVLSSSRGQSYAKRTSVKEKSSAQFPAVNEKSYLLQFTQNLPRYIE; encoded by the exons ATGTCTGCCGACTGCCCCAAGCCCCCAGCAGTGAAGGTCCCTCCTAGCTCTCTGCCCGGGACCCACACGAACTGTGAGATAGCGGTGCTCCCCCTGGAGCTGCTGCTTAGCTTACAGCGATCACACTTCCATGTAGTGGGGAATAACATTCAGGTCGTCCAGCGACCAGGAGCTGGTTATAATGTGATCTCCAATGGCCATGTCAAGGCGGAGCGGCAGTGGAACCTGATCAACTGCCTGCAGAG GAAAATTACTTTTACATCGCGCAAGGAATATAGAAACTTTCAAGAGACAATATTAAGCAAGCCAATGGTCTTTTTTACTAGTATAAAGCCCGCTGAAGGTTCTACAAAAG AAACAGCTTATGCCATCATTGTGAACACTTGTCACCCCAAAATGAGACAAGAGATTCAGGATAGTATGAACGATGTCACTGCATCAGAAATAGAGACAAACTACATCCTTCAG TTCACCATGCAAAAACCAGTCCAATCATTCTTCAGTGTGAAAGAGGGATATAAAATGCATGGTCTCGATTTGGATTTCACATGTGAGTTGAAATATGATTCATTCGAGTGTACTTCAAAGATCAAGGAACTGGACGGAAAGATTCTAGACTTGTCTTGCGTAACAGAAGATGAGAAATGCAAAGTGAAAAGCTTTCTGGACAAGATGAGTGAGCCTAATGTTCAAATCGACACTGTATCTGAGCAGAGTCCTGGTGCAGATTCCTCACTTTGTGCAG gtTCATCTGAAAAAGAAGTGCTTAGTTCGTCTCGAGGGCAATCGTATGCCAAGAGGACATCCGTAAAGGAAAAGTCTTCAGCACAGTTTCCTGCCGTGAATGAAAAATCATATCTGCTGCAATTTACACAAAACTTGCCCAGATATATAGAATGa